In Bacteroidales bacterium, a genomic segment contains:
- a CDS encoding aminotransferase class V-fold PLP-dependent enzyme — protein MYSFENDYCEGCHPGILEKLLQTNLEQQEGYGDDEYSKQAKELIKQKIKNPNADIHFVSGGTQANLIVISAALRPHESVVCANTGHINTHEAGAIEATGHKINFINSNDGKVRVNDVQAILDEHVTVPHMVKPKMIYISNSTEVGTIYKKQELLELYTFCKNKGLYLFMDGARLGSALCACDNDVTLVDTAKLTDIFYIGGTKNGALIGEAIVITNEKLKEDFGFHLKQRGALIAKGRLLGIQFLELFKEDLFFTLATHANAMTMKITNVIKEKGFSFLTESTSNQIFPILPNKAIDALLKKYQFFVWQKMDKENSAIRIVTSWATNENVVEQFIGDIQAL, from the coding sequence ATGTACAGTTTCGAGAACGATTATTGCGAAGGTTGTCATCCCGGCATTTTAGAAAAGTTATTACAAACCAATCTGGAGCAACAGGAAGGTTACGGCGACGATGAATATTCCAAGCAAGCCAAAGAACTCATCAAACAAAAAATAAAGAATCCGAATGCCGATATTCATTTTGTATCGGGCGGAACACAAGCTAATCTGATTGTTATTTCAGCAGCTTTACGTCCTCACGAATCGGTAGTTTGCGCAAATACAGGTCATATCAACACCCACGAAGCCGGCGCTATTGAAGCAACCGGACATAAAATAAATTTCATAAACAGTAACGACGGGAAAGTTCGCGTTAACGATGTTCAGGCAATTTTAGATGAACATGTTACTGTTCCGCATATGGTAAAACCCAAAATGATTTATATTTCTAATTCTACTGAAGTTGGAACTATTTATAAGAAACAGGAATTGCTGGAACTATATACCTTCTGTAAAAATAAAGGATTGTATTTATTTATGGATGGCGCCAGGCTGGGCTCGGCATTGTGCGCTTGCGACAACGATGTTACCTTAGTTGATACAGCAAAACTTACCGATATTTTTTATATAGGCGGAACAAAAAACGGTGCTTTAATTGGCGAAGCAATTGTTATTACTAACGAAAAACTAAAAGAAGATTTTGGTTTTCATTTGAAACAAAGAGGAGCATTGATTGCAAAAGGCAGATTGCTGGGTATACAATTCCTTGAATTATTTAAAGAAGATTTATTCTTCACTCTGGCAACACATGCCAACGCTATGACCATGAAAATCACCAATGTCATTAAAGAAAAAGGATTTTCGTTTTTAACTGAATCAACCTCGAATCAAATTTTCCCTATTCTTCCGAATAAAGCCATTGACGCGTTATTGAAGAAGTATCAGTTTTTTGTTTGGCAAAAAATGGATAAAGAAAATTCCGCAATACGAATTGTAACATCATGGGCAACGAATGAGAATGTGGTGGAGCAATTTATTGGAGATATTCAAGCCTTATAA